A genomic region of Salinibacter pepae contains the following coding sequences:
- a CDS encoding acyl-CoA carboxylase subunit beta — protein MSNSGTLGTESPVESASFQEQAAHYQALVETMKDRAAEVRMGGGAEKLEREHERGKLTARERIEYLVDDPAAFGELGLFAGYEMYEDEGGCPAGGTVMGLGPVSGQECMIVANDATVKAGAWFPITAKKNLRAQTIALENHVPIIYLVDSAGVYLPMQDEIFPDEDDFGRIFRNNAKLSSKGIPQIAAIMGSCVAGGAYLPIMSDEAIIVEDTGSVFLAGPYLVKAAIGEDVEKEELGGATTHAEISGVVDYKVEDDEAALDKIRSIVDHSGPGKRFGYARKEPAEPAHPADELYGLFPAEGNGQYDMREILARIVDAESWTEYKEGYGRTLLTGYARIDGWNVGVVANQRAVVRNRTDLDSKGEIQVGGVVYADAADKAARFIMNCNQKEIPIVFFQDVTGFMVGKRAEQGGIIKDGAKMVNAVSNSTVPKLTVVVGNSYGAGNYAMCGRAYDPRLVLAWPTAKIAVMGGQQASKVLKQIKVRQLEKQGKELSEEDEQALLSKIQDRYEEQTTPYYAAARLWVDALIDPVDTREWLARGLDMVDHNPTLERFNPGVMQT, from the coding sequence ATGTCTAACTCCGGCACACTTGGCACCGAATCCCCCGTTGAAAGCGCTTCGTTTCAGGAGCAGGCGGCCCACTACCAGGCCCTCGTCGAAACGATGAAGGACCGCGCCGCGGAGGTGCGGATGGGGGGCGGGGCGGAAAAGCTTGAACGTGAGCACGAGCGGGGCAAGCTCACGGCCCGCGAGCGGATCGAGTACCTGGTCGACGACCCGGCGGCGTTCGGGGAGCTGGGGCTGTTTGCCGGGTACGAGATGTACGAGGACGAAGGGGGATGCCCGGCAGGGGGGACGGTCATGGGGCTGGGGCCCGTGAGCGGCCAGGAATGCATGATCGTGGCGAACGACGCTACCGTGAAGGCGGGCGCGTGGTTTCCGATTACGGCCAAGAAAAACCTCCGCGCGCAGACGATTGCGCTGGAGAACCACGTGCCCATCATCTACCTCGTCGACTCGGCGGGTGTGTACCTGCCGATGCAGGACGAAATTTTCCCGGACGAGGACGACTTCGGCCGCATCTTCCGCAACAACGCGAAGCTGTCGAGCAAGGGCATTCCGCAGATTGCGGCCATCATGGGGAGCTGCGTGGCCGGCGGGGCCTATCTGCCCATTATGAGCGACGAGGCCATCATCGTAGAGGACACCGGCTCCGTGTTTTTGGCGGGGCCGTACCTCGTGAAGGCGGCCATCGGGGAGGACGTGGAGAAGGAGGAGCTTGGGGGCGCCACCACCCACGCCGAGATCTCCGGCGTGGTCGACTACAAGGTGGAGGACGACGAGGCGGCGCTCGACAAGATCCGCTCGATCGTGGACCACTCCGGCCCGGGGAAGCGCTTCGGGTACGCCCGAAAGGAGCCGGCCGAGCCCGCCCACCCGGCGGACGAGCTATACGGTCTTTTCCCGGCGGAGGGGAACGGCCAGTACGACATGCGCGAGATCCTCGCCCGGATCGTCGACGCGGAGTCCTGGACCGAGTACAAGGAGGGCTACGGGCGCACCCTCCTCACCGGCTACGCCCGCATTGACGGATGGAACGTGGGCGTCGTGGCGAACCAGCGGGCCGTGGTGCGCAACCGGACGGACCTCGACTCGAAGGGGGAGATTCAGGTGGGGGGCGTCGTGTACGCCGACGCCGCGGACAAGGCGGCCCGCTTTATCATGAACTGCAACCAGAAGGAGATCCCGATCGTCTTTTTCCAGGACGTGACGGGCTTCATGGTGGGGAAGCGGGCCGAACAGGGGGGCATCATCAAGGACGGGGCGAAGATGGTCAACGCGGTGTCCAACTCGACCGTGCCCAAGCTCACGGTCGTGGTGGGCAATTCGTACGGCGCCGGCAACTACGCGATGTGCGGGCGGGCCTACGACCCGCGCCTCGTCCTGGCCTGGCCCACCGCCAAGATCGCGGTGATGGGCGGGCAGCAGGCCTCCAAGGTGCTCAAGCAGATTAAGGTGCGCCAGCTCGAGAAACAGGGGAAGGAATTGTCGGAGGAGGACGAGCAGGCGCTGCTGTCCAAAATCCAGGACCGCTACGAGGAGCAGACGACGCCGTACTACGCGGCGGCCCGTCTGTGGGTCGACGCCCTCATCGACCCGGTCGACACGCGCGAGTGGCTTGCCCGCGGCCTGGACATGGTGGACCACAACCCCACGCTGGAACGGTTCAATCCCGGCGTGATGCAGACGTAG
- a CDS encoding OsmC family protein, translating into MHLSIEQINDAVQFRGTNGDHDVTIASTGDQEGLSPMEMAALSVVGCSSIDLLTILEKQKQTVDDFHAEIDGTRAENPPRVFTDLHLHYRLDGDLAPDKVRRAINLSLDKYCSVSNMVDQTATITFAFTVNGERYEQDE; encoded by the coding sequence ATGCACCTGAGCATAGAGCAGATCAACGATGCCGTCCAGTTTCGCGGCACGAACGGCGACCACGACGTGACGATTGCCTCGACGGGCGACCAGGAGGGCCTGAGCCCAATGGAGATGGCCGCCCTGAGTGTCGTCGGCTGCAGCAGCATCGACCTCCTGACGATCCTGGAGAAGCAGAAGCAGACCGTCGACGACTTCCACGCCGAGATTGACGGGACGCGGGCCGAGAACCCGCCCCGCGTCTTCACCGACCTGCACCTGCATTACCGGCTCGACGGCGACCTCGCCCCGGACAAGGTGCGCCGGGCCATCAACCTGAGCCTTGACAAGTACTGCTCGGTGTCGAACATGGTCGACCAGACCGCCACCATCACGTTCGCCTTCACCGTCAACGGCGAGCGGTACGAGCAGGACGAGTAG
- a CDS encoding YkvA family protein, giving the protein MVDGQPTPSPAPQGDPPEDSPPASVLARLRERIQGVRDTRLADRLAQIDAEFVRKNARRITEADLDTVVDRAEAIEARFRNDGGIRRLLDEGRLLLSLVRDVRRGRYRALPVWTLSAAGFALLYVLNPFDLVPDALPVVGLLDDAAVVSACLSLVEQDLRDYQAWRRAGRNEEDPTDRDASGPDPSSS; this is encoded by the coding sequence ATGGTCGACGGTCAGCCCACTCCTTCGCCTGCCCCGCAGGGCGATCCGCCGGAGGATTCCCCTCCCGCGTCCGTCCTTGCCCGACTCCGCGAGCGAATTCAGGGCGTCCGGGATACGCGCCTCGCCGACCGGCTGGCCCAAATCGATGCCGAGTTCGTCCGAAAGAATGCACGGCGAATTACCGAGGCGGACCTGGACACGGTGGTCGATCGCGCCGAAGCGATCGAGGCGCGTTTTCGGAACGACGGCGGAATCCGACGGCTGCTGGACGAGGGCCGGCTGCTTCTAAGTCTGGTTCGGGATGTCCGACGCGGGCGCTACCGGGCCCTCCCGGTGTGGACCCTCAGCGCCGCCGGGTTTGCGCTTCTCTACGTCCTCAACCCGTTCGATCTGGTGCCGGACGCCCTTCCCGTCGTGGGGCTTCTCGACGATGCCGCCGTCGTCTCGGCCTGCCTTTCCCTGGTGGAGCAAGATTTGCGGGACTACCAAGCATGGCGACGCGCCGGCCGAAACGAGGAAGATCCCACCGACCGGGACGCGTCCGGTCCGGACCCAAGTTCCTCGTAA
- the trhA gene encoding PAQR family membrane homeostasis protein TrhA, with protein MPAMLPWNFEGEASEPAQDPTMAPHKRQSYEEELANAITHGVGLVLSLIGWVGLLVLSGLAGGGWDLAASAVFGGTLVFLYATSTLYHSVGTARLKRTLRILDHVAIFLLIAGTYTPFAGVLMREGWGWSVLALVWGIALAGLLFKLFSTHRFHPAATTLYLLMGWLGVLFADPMSAALPLGGLLLIVAGGLAYTIGVLFYGWHSLRYSHAIWHVFVLVGSACHYAAVVLYVL; from the coding sequence ATGCCCGCCATGCTTCCCTGGAACTTTGAGGGCGAGGCCTCCGAGCCCGCACAGGACCCGACCATGGCGCCGCACAAGCGCCAGTCCTACGAAGAGGAACTGGCAAACGCCATCACGCACGGGGTCGGGCTCGTGCTAAGTCTGATTGGCTGGGTCGGGCTGCTCGTCCTGTCGGGGCTGGCGGGCGGCGGGTGGGACCTGGCCGCCTCGGCGGTGTTCGGGGGCACGCTGGTCTTCCTCTACGCCACCTCCACCCTCTACCACAGCGTCGGCACCGCCCGCCTGAAGCGGACGCTCCGCATCCTCGACCACGTCGCCATCTTTCTGCTCATCGCGGGCACCTACACGCCCTTTGCCGGGGTGCTCATGCGGGAGGGCTGGGGCTGGTCCGTGCTTGCGCTGGTGTGGGGGATTGCCCTCGCGGGACTCCTGTTCAAGCTATTCTCGACGCACCGCTTCCACCCGGCGGCCACGACGCTGTACCTGCTCATGGGCTGGCTGGGGGTGCTCTTCGCGGACCCGATGAGCGCCGCCCTGCCGCTGGGGGGACTGCTCCTCATCGTGGCCGGCGGGCTGGCCTACACGATCGGGGTGCTCTTCTACGGGTGGCACTCCCTGCGCTACAGCCATGCGATCTGGCACGTCTTCGTGCTGGTGGGGAGCGCGTGCCACTACGCCGCGGTCGTGCTGTACGTCCTGTAG
- a CDS encoding MBL fold metallo-hydrolase: MPALHLLGTGAALSDPHRTTTMLAVSDDTAPANTLVVDCGGDVLQRLQACGRSIDEVDGLIVTHAHMDHASGFPLFMEKIWLDGRDRPLPVCGIEPARAQAQRLWDAFAPVHEGWDGIPPIDWRTVPHEHGAPVWTQAPWAVTAAPVDHGDTANVGLRVEHAGGNGVLAYSCDTAPTSSVVDLAQGADVLVHEANGVGDGHSTAAGAAEVAAEAGVDRLLLVHLPPGDKSTALREARQVFPHTDLGAELGTYAW; encoded by the coding sequence ATGCCTGCCCTTCACCTCCTTGGCACCGGCGCCGCCCTCAGCGACCCGCACCGCACCACTACCATGCTCGCGGTGTCGGACGACACCGCCCCCGCAAACACGCTCGTGGTGGACTGCGGCGGCGACGTGCTTCAGCGCCTGCAGGCCTGTGGCCGGTCCATTGACGAGGTCGATGGCCTCATCGTGACGCACGCCCACATGGACCACGCGAGCGGCTTTCCGCTCTTTATGGAGAAGATCTGGCTGGACGGGCGCGACCGCCCCCTCCCCGTCTGCGGCATCGAGCCGGCCCGGGCCCAGGCCCAGCGCCTGTGGGATGCGTTTGCGCCGGTGCACGAGGGCTGGGACGGCATCCCGCCCATCGACTGGCGCACGGTGCCGCACGAGCACGGCGCCCCCGTCTGGACCCAGGCCCCGTGGGCCGTGACCGCGGCGCCCGTGGATCACGGCGATACGGCGAATGTGGGGCTCCGGGTCGAGCACGCCGGCGGCAACGGCGTGCTGGCGTACTCCTGCGACACGGCCCCCACCTCCAGCGTCGTGGACCTGGCACAGGGGGCCGACGTGCTGGTGCACGAGGCCAACGGCGTCGGGGACGGGCACTCGACCGCGGCGGGCGCGGCGGAGGTGGCCGCCGAGGCCGGGGTGGACCGGCTCCTCCTGGTTCACCTCCCCCCCGGCGACAAGAGCACTGCCCTGCGTGAGGCCCGCCAGGTCTTTCCCCACACGGACCTCGGCGCGGAACTCGGGACGTACGCATGGTAG
- a CDS encoding polyprenyl synthetase family protein, whose product MPDASSAATNGRASADASSADGESFPLDRPLPTTLDEIRVPVEDDLNAFRSYFREAMRSDHMLLDKVTQYVLWQKGKRIRPILVLLSAQACGGGATDQTHRAAALVELLHTATLVHDDVVDDAEERRGVFSINALWKNKIAVLLGDFLLSRGLLLSLDHDDYSVLHTLSDAVRRMSEGELLQIEKSRLLDIDEETYFRIISDKTASLISACTKSGAVSVTDDEALVERMDEFGETLGLAFQIRDDLFDFSAEDAGKPIGIDLQEKKMTLPLIVALREAGRRETKRILAIVDQDEKDRDDLRTIADFVNEYGGIEHARRKMESLAADARSLLSALPPSEARASLAGLTEFAIQRSR is encoded by the coding sequence ATGCCCGACGCCTCGTCCGCCGCCACGAACGGCCGCGCCTCCGCCGATGCCTCCAGCGCCGACGGAGAGTCGTTCCCCCTGGACCGCCCCCTCCCCACCACGCTCGACGAGATCCGCGTGCCGGTGGAGGACGACCTCAACGCCTTCCGCTCGTACTTTCGGGAGGCGATGCGCTCGGACCACATGCTGCTGGACAAGGTCACGCAGTACGTCCTGTGGCAGAAGGGGAAGCGCATCCGCCCGATCCTCGTGCTCCTGTCGGCCCAGGCGTGCGGGGGGGGCGCGACGGACCAGACCCACCGGGCCGCCGCCCTCGTCGAGCTCCTGCACACCGCGACGCTCGTGCACGACGACGTGGTGGACGACGCGGAGGAGCGGCGGGGCGTCTTTTCGATCAACGCCCTCTGGAAAAACAAGATCGCGGTCCTGCTCGGCGACTTCCTGCTGAGCCGCGGGCTTCTCCTCTCGCTCGACCACGACGACTACTCGGTGCTCCACACCCTCTCCGACGCGGTGCGCCGGATGAGCGAGGGCGAGCTGCTGCAGATCGAGAAGTCCCGCCTGCTCGACATCGACGAGGAGACGTACTTCCGCATCATCTCCGACAAGACCGCCTCTCTCATCTCCGCCTGCACCAAGAGCGGCGCCGTCAGCGTCACCGACGACGAGGCGCTCGTCGAACGCATGGACGAGTTTGGCGAAACCCTGGGCCTGGCCTTCCAGATTCGGGACGACCTCTTTGACTTCAGCGCCGAGGACGCCGGGAAGCCGATCGGCATCGACCTGCAGGAAAAGAAGATGACGCTGCCCCTCATCGTGGCCCTGCGCGAGGCGGGGCGACGCGAGACGAAGCGCATTCTCGCCATCGTCGACCAGGACGAGAAGGACCGCGACGACCTCCGCACCATCGCGGACTTCGTAAACGAGTACGGCGGGATCGAGCACGCCCGCCGGAAAATGGAATCCCTGGCCGCGGACGCCCGCTCGTTGCTAAGCGCCCTTCCGCCGTCCGAGGCCCGCGCCTCGCTGGCCGGACTCACGGAGTTTGCCATCCAGCGCTCCCGGTAG
- a CDS encoding FecCD family ABC transporter permease, which translates to MKRPWLVGLGLLAVLIGTIGAAVAVGSTTTAWGDVYRVLAHRLFGLGPAPDPTVDRIVWRLRLPRAALACVVGGGLSIIGVAMQTLVRNPLAEPYILGISSGASAGASFFYLGFLPPLLSKPLTMPLAAFVGGLASITIVYLVARDGVRVSVARLLLAGVAMSALMASLTSFVTFSSPEPDKLRAVLFWLLGSLSGARWGLLPIPAVTTALGLGALLVLARPLDALLVGEEPARSLGMPVENLKRGLILLATLVTGTLVAVSGAIGFVGLIVPHAVRLLVGVPHRRLVPLSFVAGAIFLCWADLAARTVLPGQELPVGILTALCGVPFFLVLLRRRAYHFG; encoded by the coding sequence ATGAAGCGCCCCTGGCTCGTCGGTCTGGGACTGTTGGCGGTCCTCATCGGCACGATCGGGGCGGCCGTGGCCGTGGGCAGTACGACGACGGCCTGGGGCGACGTGTACCGGGTCCTCGCCCACCGCCTCTTCGGCCTCGGCCCGGCCCCGGACCCAACGGTCGACCGCATCGTGTGGCGCCTGCGCCTCCCGCGGGCCGCTCTGGCCTGTGTGGTGGGCGGCGGGCTCTCCATCATCGGGGTGGCGATGCAGACGCTCGTGCGCAACCCGCTCGCCGAGCCCTACATCCTGGGCATCTCCAGCGGCGCCTCGGCCGGGGCGTCGTTCTTCTACCTCGGCTTCCTGCCGCCCCTGCTCAGCAAGCCCCTGACGATGCCCCTGGCCGCCTTCGTGGGGGGACTGGCCTCCATCACGATCGTGTACCTTGTGGCCCGCGACGGCGTCCGCGTGTCGGTGGCCCGGCTGCTGCTGGCCGGCGTGGCGATGTCCGCCCTCATGGCCTCCCTCACCTCGTTCGTCACCTTTTCGTCGCCGGAGCCGGACAAGCTGCGCGCGGTGCTCTTCTGGCTGCTCGGCTCGCTGAGCGGGGCGCGGTGGGGGCTGCTGCCCATCCCGGCCGTCACGACGGCCCTCGGCCTTGGGGCCCTGCTGGTTCTCGCCCGCCCGCTCGACGCCCTGCTCGTGGGCGAGGAGCCGGCACGGAGCCTCGGGATGCCGGTCGAGAACCTCAAGCGGGGCCTCATTCTGCTGGCGACGCTGGTGACGGGCACGCTGGTGGCCGTCTCCGGGGCCATCGGATTCGTCGGCCTCATCGTGCCACACGCCGTCCGCCTGCTCGTGGGCGTGCCGCATCGGCGCCTGGTCCCCCTGAGCTTCGTCGCCGGGGCCATCTTCCTCTGCTGGGCCGACCTCGCCGCCCGCACAGTCCTGCCGGGCCAGGAGCTGCCCGTGGGCATCCTCACCGCCCTGTGTGGGGTGCCCTTTTTCCTGGTGCTGCTCCGCCGCCGCGCCTACCACTTCGGGTAA
- a CDS encoding ABC transporter substrate-binding protein has protein sequence MTSRSLGLLLFLVVLTGGCGDPAPDDGRRTVTDALDRTVPLDPTVQRVVSLAPNLTEIAHAAGAGDRLVAITSSGDHPPSVDTLPHVSALPVDFEAVAAQEPDLVLATDQINAPGDTDTFEALGVPIYFFSFGSVDDILTSIETMGQLLGTGAAAADSAAALQSSLDALRARTGALPDAERPRVLVLVGDDTLYSFGRGSYVHTLVRAAGGTSITADIENQAPTLSDEYVLQEKPDVILGLWGRNYDPDRLLDLHPTWDVVPAVQNDRVLSVPTSLIARPGPRVLQGARRLARHLHPNRVSARPDSASPLSSSMSSPAAP, from the coding sequence ATGACGTCCCGTTCTCTCGGCCTTCTGCTGTTCCTCGTCGTGCTGACGGGCGGGTGTGGGGACCCTGCCCCGGACGATGGGCGTCGAACCGTCACCGACGCCCTCGATCGGACGGTCCCCCTCGATCCCACCGTCCAGCGCGTGGTGTCCCTCGCCCCCAACCTTACCGAGATTGCCCACGCCGCCGGCGCCGGGGACCGCCTGGTGGCGATCACGTCGTCGGGCGACCACCCGCCGTCGGTCGACACCCTGCCCCACGTGAGCGCCCTGCCCGTCGACTTCGAGGCCGTGGCGGCGCAGGAGCCAGACCTCGTGCTGGCCACCGACCAGATCAACGCGCCCGGGGACACGGACACCTTCGAGGCCCTTGGCGTGCCGATCTACTTCTTCTCGTTCGGGTCGGTCGACGACATTCTGACCAGCATCGAGACCATGGGCCAGCTGTTGGGAACCGGGGCCGCCGCCGCGGACAGCGCCGCCGCCCTGCAATCCTCTCTCGACGCCCTTCGCGCCCGGACCGGCGCCCTCCCGGACGCCGAGCGGCCCCGCGTGCTGGTGCTGGTCGGAGACGATACGCTCTACAGCTTTGGGCGCGGAAGCTACGTGCACACCCTCGTCCGCGCGGCCGGCGGAACGAGCATTACGGCCGACATCGAGAACCAGGCCCCCACCCTTAGCGACGAGTATGTCCTCCAGGAAAAGCCGGACGTGATTCTTGGGCTGTGGGGCCGCAACTACGACCCGGATCGTCTACTCGACCTGCACCCAACGTGGGACGTGGTGCCGGCCGTTCAGAACGATCGAGTCCTGAGCGTCCCCACGTCCCTCATCGCCCGCCCCGGCCCCCGCGTCCTGCAGGGCGCCCGACGACTGGCCCGGCACCTCCACCCCAATCGGGTTTCGGCCCGGCCGGACTCCGCCAGCCCCCTCTCTTCTTCGATGTCGTCCCCCGCGGCCCCATGA
- a CDS encoding sigma-54-dependent transcriptional regulator, with amino-acid sequence MSKRIFVVDDEPKIGNLFSNVLERDGYDVDAFVNPNSLLEALDEGSGEPDVVVTDMIMPQMDGVELMENLNERELDVPIIIMTAHSSVQTAVEAMRQGAFHYLEKPVNLEEMRALLEKAIELYGAQQELKQIKTEKQKQYPIEGILGESDPVVEVRETLETLCNASNTTVLFTGETGTGKNLAAQTLHYNSPRAEEAFTDIDCASLPDNLLEAELFGYEEGAFTDARDSKEGLIEVADGGTLFLDEIDSMSLALQAKLLSFLESREFRRLGGVEDKSADVRILCATNSDLEKSVQEDEFRKDLFFRINVVNVKMPPLRSMGDDVLLIGRHIVSEFNREFGSDVSGFTNAAREKLLNHTWPGNVRELRNVIERAMIFVEGDQIQAEDLTLAPPSRLDEREQPVGNNGFQFALGQTLKDVEKAYIRRTLETRADDSYADIADDLGISKKTLWDKRKRYDLDEVVDR; translated from the coding sequence ATGAGCAAGCGGATCTTCGTTGTCGACGACGAGCCGAAAATTGGAAACTTGTTCAGCAATGTGCTGGAGCGGGACGGCTATGACGTTGACGCCTTCGTCAATCCGAACTCGCTGCTCGAGGCGCTCGACGAAGGCAGTGGAGAGCCCGACGTGGTCGTGACGGACATGATCATGCCGCAGATGGACGGGGTGGAGCTCATGGAGAACCTCAACGAGCGGGAGCTGGACGTGCCGATCATCATCATGACGGCCCACTCGTCGGTGCAGACGGCCGTGGAGGCCATGCGACAGGGGGCGTTTCACTACCTGGAAAAGCCCGTCAACCTGGAGGAGATGCGGGCCCTTTTGGAGAAGGCCATTGAGCTGTACGGGGCGCAGCAGGAGCTCAAGCAGATCAAGACCGAAAAGCAGAAGCAGTATCCCATCGAGGGCATCCTCGGCGAGAGCGATCCGGTCGTGGAGGTGCGGGAAACCCTCGAGACCCTCTGCAATGCGTCCAACACGACGGTGCTCTTTACCGGCGAGACGGGGACCGGAAAAAACCTGGCGGCCCAAACCCTCCACTACAACTCCCCACGGGCCGAGGAGGCGTTTACCGACATCGACTGCGCGTCCCTTCCCGACAACTTGCTGGAGGCCGAGCTGTTTGGCTACGAAGAGGGGGCCTTTACCGACGCCCGAGACTCGAAGGAGGGGCTAATCGAGGTGGCCGACGGGGGGACCCTCTTCCTTGACGAGATCGACTCGATGAGCCTCGCCCTGCAGGCGAAGCTGCTCTCCTTCCTGGAAAGCCGCGAGTTTCGGCGCCTCGGCGGGGTGGAGGACAAGAGTGCGGACGTGCGGATTCTGTGCGCCACCAATTCGGACCTCGAAAAGAGCGTGCAGGAGGATGAATTCCGCAAGGACCTGTTCTTCCGCATCAACGTCGTGAACGTCAAGATGCCACCGCTGCGGTCCATGGGCGACGACGTGCTGCTGATCGGGAGGCACATCGTCTCCGAGTTTAACCGGGAGTTCGGCAGCGACGTGAGCGGCTTCACGAACGCCGCCCGGGAAAAACTTCTGAACCACACCTGGCCCGGCAACGTCCGCGAACTGCGGAACGTGATCGAGCGGGCCATGATTTTCGTGGAGGGCGACCAGATTCAGGCCGAGGACCTGACGCTCGCCCCGCCCAGCCGGCTCGACGAGCGGGAGCAGCCGGTGGGCAACAACGGGTTTCAGTTCGCCCTGGGCCAGACGCTCAAGGACGTGGAGAAGGCCTACATTCGCCGCACGCTCGAGACGCGGGCGGACGACAGCTACGCCGACATTGCGGACGACCTCGGCATCTCCAAGAAGACGCTGTGGGACAAGCGCAAACGCTACGACCTCGACGAAGTGGTGGATCGGTAG
- the deoC gene encoding deoxyribose-phosphate aldolase: MPQSPPAAYRPPQVPPVDEVAARERASRLASRSIKTEAKVEGLKRLIAMLDLTTLEGADTPGKVKSLCQKARTPDPGSDQDHPSVGAVCVYPPMVPVAREHVGDTDIQVASVASYFPSGQAALEERVAEVERVRDAGADEIDVVINRNAFLAGEYERVHREVSALADASGEKHLKVILETGELKTYDAVRLASRIAMDAGADFIKTSTGKVTPAATMPVTLVMLEAIRDYYRETGRPVGMKPAGGIRKAKPALRYLVMVKEVLGDAWLTPERFRIGASSLLNDLLLQLEKERHGRYHSKRYLSLG, from the coding sequence ATGCCACAGTCCCCCCCCGCCGCGTACCGCCCTCCGCAGGTGCCCCCCGTCGACGAGGTGGCCGCCCGGGAGCGCGCCTCCCGCCTCGCCAGTCGCAGCATCAAAACAGAGGCGAAGGTGGAGGGCCTAAAGCGCCTCATCGCCATGCTCGACCTCACGACGCTAGAGGGGGCGGACACGCCGGGCAAGGTGAAATCCCTCTGTCAAAAGGCCCGCACGCCGGACCCCGGCAGCGACCAAGACCATCCGTCCGTCGGGGCCGTCTGCGTCTACCCCCCCATGGTGCCGGTGGCCCGCGAGCATGTGGGGGACACGGACATTCAGGTCGCGTCGGTGGCGAGCTACTTCCCGAGCGGGCAGGCGGCCCTTGAGGAGCGCGTGGCCGAGGTGGAGCGGGTGCGGGACGCCGGGGCCGACGAGATCGACGTCGTGATCAACCGCAACGCGTTCCTCGCCGGCGAGTACGAGCGGGTGCACCGTGAGGTCAGCGCGCTGGCCGACGCGTCCGGCGAGAAGCACCTGAAAGTGATCCTGGAGACGGGCGAGCTGAAAACCTACGACGCCGTCCGTCTGGCCAGCCGCATTGCGATGGACGCCGGGGCCGACTTCATCAAGACCTCCACCGGCAAGGTGACACCCGCGGCGACGATGCCGGTGACGCTCGTGATGCTGGAGGCGATCCGCGACTACTACCGGGAGACCGGCCGCCCGGTGGGAATGAAGCCGGCGGGGGGCATCCGCAAGGCGAAGCCGGCCCTCCGGTACCTCGTCATGGTCAAAGAGGTGCTCGGCGACGCGTGGCTCACGCCCGAGCGGTTCCGGATCGGGGCCTCGTCGCTCCTCAACGACCTGCTCCTGCAGCTGGAGAAGGAGCGGCACGGGCGTTACCACTCGAAGCGGTATTTGTCACTGGGTTGA